In Gemmatimonadales bacterium, the following are encoded in one genomic region:
- the ligD gene encoding DNA ligase D: protein MPRKPATSPLDAYRAKRSLERTPEPAGALAQESGRLFVVHQHAARRLHFDLRLEMEGVLRSWAVPKGPSYDTAEKRLAVHVEDHPLEYGDFEGLIPKGNYGAGAVIVWDRGRWIPIGDPLEGLAKGKLLFELHGYKLHGLWTLVKLKKSEKDWLLIKERDAWTSSDPAELAPESVLSGLTVEELGAGGDRGEAIRRELTRLGAVRKPIEAKAIKLMLAESAERPFSRKGWIFEPKLDGYRVLAARAPGGPQLLTRSGNDCGPTFPEVLRAVAALPFDRLVLDGEVVALDDAGRPSFQRLQGRARFLRAIDIRHAAVECPVTYYAFDLLGFEDFDLRALPLSQRKAVLRRVLPPLGALRYLEHVEEVGEALYQEAERLGLEGIVAKKADSPYQHGRSSAWLKFRSRKTGDFVVVGFTAPKGSRGGFGALQLADFVDGALVYAGRAGSGFSDKQLAEVSRSLLEHRRMDPPCVGPIPKEKGTTWVEPVLVSEVEYTEWTDEGLLRQPVFLRFRDDKRPEECIRSAPLSPPSAAPSPRGAALSSRGAPATRDLARGSRPPLRSSDPDEKIAAPPDELPFELTNLAKVFWPEDGYTKGDLIAYYRAVAPWLLPYLRNRPLVMTRYPDGIAGKSFFQKDAPGFTPQWVRTERMWSEDTQREIDYFICDDAASLLYVINLGCIPIHLWASRTPTLERPDWCVLDLDPKGAPFLNVVEVALAARELCRRIGLPVQVKTTGSTGLHLMIPLGRQCTHEQSRSLGELLARCIVERLPEIATIARQVSQRNGKVYVDYLQNGSGKLIVGPFSVRPLPGAPVSVPLSWREVNRKLDIRAHTIKTVPQRMRKLAADPLAEVLELSPDLVGALERLMKELG, encoded by the coding sequence ATGCCCCGAAAGCCCGCCACCAGCCCGCTCGACGCCTATCGCGCCAAACGCTCGCTCGAGCGCACGCCCGAGCCCGCCGGCGCGTTGGCCCAGGAGAGCGGCCGGCTCTTCGTGGTCCATCAGCACGCCGCGCGGCGCCTGCACTTCGACCTCCGGCTCGAGATGGAGGGCGTACTCCGCTCCTGGGCTGTGCCCAAAGGACCCTCGTACGACACCGCCGAGAAGCGGCTCGCGGTTCACGTGGAGGATCACCCGCTCGAGTACGGCGACTTCGAGGGCCTCATCCCCAAGGGGAACTACGGCGCCGGCGCCGTGATCGTGTGGGATCGCGGCCGCTGGATCCCGATCGGCGACCCGCTCGAGGGACTGGCCAAGGGGAAGCTCCTCTTCGAGCTCCACGGCTACAAGCTGCATGGGCTCTGGACTCTGGTGAAGCTGAAGAAATCGGAGAAGGATTGGCTCCTGATCAAGGAGCGGGACGCCTGGACGTCGAGCGATCCCGCAGAGCTCGCGCCGGAGTCGGTGCTCTCCGGGCTCACCGTAGAGGAGCTCGGCGCCGGAGGCGATCGAGGCGAGGCGATCCGCCGCGAGCTCACCCGGCTCGGCGCGGTGCGGAAGCCGATCGAGGCGAAAGCGATAAAGCTCATGCTCGCCGAATCGGCGGAGCGGCCGTTCTCGCGAAAGGGCTGGATCTTCGAGCCCAAGCTCGACGGATACCGTGTGCTGGCCGCCCGGGCGCCGGGCGGTCCGCAGCTCCTCACCCGAAGCGGGAACGACTGCGGCCCCACCTTTCCCGAGGTGCTTCGCGCCGTGGCGGCGCTCCCCTTCGACCGGCTGGTGTTGGATGGCGAAGTCGTGGCCCTCGACGATGCGGGCCGGCCCAGCTTTCAGCGGCTGCAGGGACGGGCGCGCTTCCTCCGCGCGATCGATATCCGCCATGCGGCCGTGGAGTGTCCGGTCACCTACTACGCGTTCGACCTGCTCGGCTTCGAGGACTTCGATCTGCGGGCGCTGCCGCTCAGCCAGCGCAAGGCGGTGCTCCGCCGGGTGCTCCCTCCCCTCGGCGCCTTGCGCTATCTGGAGCACGTGGAGGAGGTGGGCGAGGCGTTGTATCAGGAAGCCGAGCGGCTCGGGCTCGAGGGTATCGTCGCCAAGAAGGCCGATTCGCCCTACCAACATGGCCGATCGTCCGCCTGGCTCAAGTTCCGCTCGCGCAAGACCGGCGATTTCGTGGTGGTGGGCTTCACCGCGCCGAAAGGCTCACGGGGAGGATTCGGCGCGCTCCAGCTGGCGGATTTCGTGGACGGTGCCCTGGTCTATGCCGGCCGTGCGGGCAGCGGCTTCAGCGACAAGCAGCTTGCGGAGGTCAGCCGGAGTCTCCTGGAGCACCGGCGAATGGACCCGCCCTGCGTCGGGCCGATTCCGAAGGAGAAGGGCACCACCTGGGTCGAGCCGGTGCTGGTGAGCGAGGTGGAGTACACCGAGTGGACCGACGAAGGCCTGCTGCGCCAGCCGGTCTTCCTGCGCTTCCGGGACGACAAGCGGCCGGAGGAGTGCATTCGAAGCGCCCCACTGTCACCCCCAAGCGCCGCACCGTCACCCCGAGGCGCCGCACTGTCATCCCGAGGAGCGCCAGCGACGAGGGACCTTGCCCGCGGCTCCCGACCGCCGCTGCGGAGCTCCGATCCCGATGAGAAGATCGCCGCGCCCCCCGATGAGCTCCCCTTCGAGCTCACCAACCTCGCCAAGGTCTTCTGGCCCGAGGACGGCTACACCAAAGGCGACCTCATCGCGTACTACCGCGCGGTGGCACCCTGGCTCTTGCCCTATCTGCGGAATCGCCCACTGGTGATGACCCGGTATCCTGATGGGATCGCCGGCAAGTCCTTCTTCCAGAAGGATGCACCGGGATTCACGCCCCAGTGGGTCCGGACCGAGCGCATGTGGAGCGAGGACACCCAGCGGGAGATCGATTACTTCATCTGCGACGACGCGGCCTCGCTGCTCTACGTCATCAATCTCGGCTGCATCCCGATCCATCTCTGGGCCAGCCGGACGCCCACCCTCGAGCGGCCGGACTGGTGCGTGCTCGATCTCGATCCCAAGGGCGCGCCGTTTCTCAACGTGGTCGAGGTGGCCCTAGCCGCCAGGGAGCTCTGCCGCCGGATCGGCCTGCCGGTGCAGGTGAAGACCACCGGCTCGACCGGGCTCCACCTGATGATCCCGCTGGGCCGCCAGTGCACCCACGAGCAGTCGCGCTCACTGGGCGAGCTGCTGGCCCGCTGTATCGTCGAGCGCCTGCCGGAGATCGCCACCATCGCCCGTCAGGTCTCGCAGCGGAACGGCAAAGTTTACGTCGACTATCTCCAGAACGGGTCCGGCAAGTTGATCGTCGGCCCCTTCAGTGTGCGTCCCCTGCCGGGTGCGCCCGTATCGGTCCCGTTGTCCTGGCGTGAGGTGAACCGGAAGCTGGACATCCGCGCCCACACCATCAAGACGGTGCCCCAGCGGATGCGAAAGCTGGCCGCGGATCCGCTGGCCGAGGTGCTGGAGCTCTCGCCCGATCTGGTCGGCGCGCTGGAGCGACTGATGAAGGAGCTCGGGTGA
- a CDS encoding Ku protein, with the protein MAARSIGSATISFGLVSVPVNLFSSSESTGAISFNMIHAKCGSRLKQQYICAKDGTVVEKDEITKGYEFAKDQYVLFSADEIKALDEKATNAIDIAEFVPLAAVERIYLEKVYYLGAGKGGERAYRLLVAALEVTGRAALGQYSARGKQHLVLVRPMGDILAMEQLHYQAEIRSAADVPRADVPLKDAELALARQLIEQGAVDEFRPENFRDTVRERVLEEIQRKVDGEQISAAPAEAPQTRVIDLMDALKASLAKRGASTVEKMPARRVATNGAKSEEKEIQTKPKKKASGAR; encoded by the coding sequence ATGGCCGCCAGATCCATCGGTTCCGCGACGATCTCCTTCGGGCTGGTCTCAGTCCCGGTCAATCTGTTTTCCTCCAGTGAATCCACCGGCGCGATCAGCTTCAACATGATCCACGCCAAGTGCGGCTCGCGCCTGAAGCAGCAGTACATCTGCGCCAAGGACGGCACGGTGGTGGAGAAGGACGAGATCACCAAGGGCTACGAGTTCGCCAAGGACCAGTACGTCCTCTTCTCCGCCGACGAGATCAAGGCCCTGGACGAGAAGGCCACCAACGCGATCGACATCGCCGAGTTCGTTCCCCTCGCCGCGGTGGAGCGGATCTACCTGGAGAAGGTGTACTATCTCGGCGCGGGCAAGGGGGGCGAGCGGGCCTACCGCCTGCTGGTCGCCGCGCTCGAGGTGACCGGCCGTGCCGCCCTGGGCCAGTACTCGGCGCGAGGAAAGCAGCACCTCGTCCTGGTCCGCCCGATGGGCGACATCCTGGCGATGGAGCAGCTCCACTACCAGGCCGAGATCCGGAGCGCGGCCGACGTGCCACGGGCGGACGTGCCGCTCAAGGACGCGGAGCTCGCGCTCGCACGTCAGCTCATCGAGCAGGGCGCGGTGGACGAGTTCCGGCCGGAGAATTTCCGCGACACGGTGCGGGAGCGGGTACTGGAGGAGATTCAGCGGAAGGTGGACGGCGAGCAGATCTCCGCCGCCCCGGCCGAAGCGCCCCAGACCCGGGTCATCGACCTGATGGACGCCCTCAAGGCGAGTCTGGCCAAGCGCGGCGCCAGCACGGTGGAGAAGATGCCTGCCAGACGGGTGGCAACCAACGGCGCGAAATCAGAGGAGAAGGAGATTCAGACGAAGCCGAAGAAGAAGGCGAGCGGCGCCCGCTAG
- a CDS encoding tetratricopeptide repeat protein: MKSYTTRDVAKLLGLSEAQVRSQARVGYLAPDRGPHNAYRFSFQDLVLLRTAKSLNEARIPPRRIRRALRALLHELPEGRSLSGVRISSEGDKIVVRDGRDTWNPESGQLLLDFHVADLAAEVGPVARRLARRARRSDEPLTATEWYDLGADLETVAPEDARDAYARAVVLDPRHASARVNLGRLLQDLGLAVEAVQQYRAALAIQPRHPTAAFNLGTALEDLGRRREAIEAYRQALDADRDFADAHFNLARLYDQTGKRAAALRHLKAYKLLSE, from the coding sequence ATGAAGTCCTATACCACTCGCGACGTGGCCAAGCTGCTCGGCCTGTCCGAGGCGCAGGTCCGCTCGCAGGCCCGGGTGGGCTATCTCGCGCCGGACCGTGGTCCTCACAACGCCTACCGCTTTTCCTTCCAGGATCTGGTCCTGCTCCGCACTGCCAAGTCGCTGAACGAGGCGCGCATCCCACCGCGGCGCATTCGCCGCGCGCTCCGGGCCCTGCTCCACGAGCTCCCGGAGGGCCGTTCGCTGAGCGGCGTGCGCATCTCCTCGGAGGGCGACAAGATCGTGGTGCGAGACGGCAGGGACACCTGGAACCCGGAGTCGGGCCAGCTCCTGCTCGATTTCCACGTCGCCGATCTGGCGGCGGAGGTCGGCCCGGTGGCCCGCCGGCTGGCGCGGCGCGCGCGCCGCTCGGACGAGCCGCTCACCGCCACTGAGTGGTACGACCTCGGCGCCGACCTGGAGACCGTGGCTCCGGAGGACGCCCGCGATGCCTACGCCAGGGCCGTGGTGCTCGACCCGCGGCACGCCTCCGCCAGGGTGAATCTGGGCCGCTTACTCCAGGACCTGGGCCTGGCGGTCGAGGCGGTCCAGCAGTACCGGGCCGCGCTGGCCATTCAACCGAGACATCCGACGGCCGCGTTCAACCTGGGCACCGCACTGGAGGACCTGGGCCGGCGCCGCGAAGCCATCGAGGCCTACCGCCAGGCGCTCGACGCCGACCGCGACTTCGCCGACGCCCACTTCAACCTCGCGCGGCTCTACGACCAGACCGGCAAGCGCGCCGCAGCGCTGCGGCACCTCAAGGCCTACAAGCTGCTGAGCGAGTGA
- a CDS encoding DUF72 domain-containing protein, which yields MRILIGTSGWSYKEWKGSLYPADLPADGMLRHYATRFPTVEINNSFYRIPKEKVLLEWAEQVPPEFRFVLKASRRITHINRLTDEDGSLGYFLRTANVLGEKLGPTLFQCPPSLKKDVARLREFIALVPRTWRAAFEFRHASWFDDEVYDALRGHDMALVTAEEDDEPSTPLVPTSGWGYLRLRRTVYSEDELTEWLERIEAQPWQEAFVFLKHDEENKAGPDAAIRLVGKVSSGLEHR from the coding sequence ATGCGCATCCTGATCGGCACCAGCGGGTGGTCGTACAAGGAGTGGAAGGGCTCGCTCTATCCCGCCGACCTCCCCGCGGACGGCATGCTCCGCCACTACGCCACGCGCTTTCCCACGGTCGAGATCAACAACTCGTTCTACCGGATTCCCAAGGAGAAGGTGCTGCTGGAGTGGGCGGAGCAGGTGCCCCCGGAGTTCCGCTTCGTGCTCAAGGCGTCGCGGCGGATCACCCACATCAACCGGCTCACCGACGAGGACGGCTCGTTGGGGTATTTCCTCCGAACCGCCAACGTGCTGGGCGAGAAGCTGGGGCCGACGTTGTTTCAGTGCCCGCCATCGCTCAAGAAGGATGTGGCCCGGCTGCGCGAGTTTATCGCTCTGGTGCCGCGGACGTGGCGCGCCGCCTTCGAGTTTCGTCACGCCTCGTGGTTCGACGACGAGGTGTACGATGCGCTTCGGGGACACGATATGGCGCTGGTCACGGCGGAGGAGGACGACGAGCCGTCCACGCCGCTGGTGCCGACGTCGGGATGGGGCTATCTGCGGCTCCGTCGGACCGTGTACTCGGAGGACGAGCTCACGGAGTGGCTCGAGCGGATCGAGGCCCAGCCCTGGCAGGAGGCGTTCGTCTTCCTCAAGCACGATGAGGAGAACAAGGCGGGCCCGGACGCTGCGATACGGCTGGTGGGAAAAGTCTCCAGCGGACTGGAGCATCGGTGA
- a CDS encoding S8 family serine peptidase codes for MSPRFTLLALTGLLALGACTEEPTEPANPSSPSPAVSTSSGMVAINVVLKAKPTSAQLAQLNALGQVKHQFTEINGLTMAARGSQLAAVRALSFVKGAAIDQDLDFGPHTDLVPVSDLTSGFSTWNQDAINATVAPISNARAVSQTGEGVYVGILDTGLLNTWPQYFPQERIATQYARTFLGGGAADLGAITSPGGDSWQHDKCAHGTATTSEILGYQISGVFFQGTAPKATIIPVQLHSEGSINSANRPCPFSDAVAAAGLLYFAQLKMGPLAGQPLVVNNSWGSSSPDPLTQAAVDFALAHGVLLVFSAGNAGDSGMSYPGALPQVISAAASGWIEEWTSDTWWFATDVADPTDPEDFYIVDFSSRQKSGQDLDVAAPGSWVLAPFQLQRGHADYFFLGGTSFAAPEVTGTVALMLQKNPALTEAQAETAIENSAVPLGPGCRDVIDPNTGTAREICWEADATGAGLLDAAAAVAATP; via the coding sequence ATGAGTCCCCGATTCACCCTTCTGGCTCTTACGGGCCTGCTCGCCCTCGGTGCCTGTACCGAGGAGCCGACCGAGCCCGCCAATCCGTCCTCTCCGTCGCCCGCCGTATCCACCAGCTCAGGCATGGTGGCCATCAACGTGGTGCTCAAGGCCAAGCCCACCAGCGCGCAGCTCGCCCAGCTCAACGCGCTGGGCCAGGTCAAGCACCAGTTCACTGAGATCAACGGCCTGACCATGGCAGCGAGGGGGAGCCAGCTGGCCGCGGTCCGGGCGCTGTCGTTCGTGAAGGGCGCGGCCATCGATCAGGATCTCGATTTCGGCCCCCATACGGATCTGGTACCGGTGAGCGACCTGACCAGTGGCTTCAGCACCTGGAACCAGGATGCGATCAACGCGACGGTCGCGCCCATCTCCAATGCCCGTGCCGTCTCCCAGACCGGCGAGGGGGTGTACGTCGGGATCCTCGACACCGGGCTGCTGAACACCTGGCCGCAGTACTTCCCGCAGGAACGCATCGCGACGCAGTACGCCCGGACGTTCCTGGGAGGTGGTGCTGCGGACCTCGGCGCAATCACTTCTCCGGGCGGCGACTCCTGGCAGCACGACAAGTGCGCCCACGGCACGGCGACCACCAGTGAGATCCTGGGATATCAAATCTCCGGCGTCTTCTTCCAGGGAACCGCACCCAAGGCGACCATCATCCCTGTGCAGCTCCACTCCGAGGGCAGCATCAATTCAGCGAACCGGCCTTGCCCCTTCTCCGACGCGGTGGCCGCCGCCGGGCTCCTCTACTTCGCGCAGCTCAAGATGGGACCGCTGGCGGGTCAGCCCCTGGTGGTGAACAACAGCTGGGGAAGCAGCTCGCCTGATCCGCTGACCCAGGCGGCGGTCGACTTCGCGCTCGCTCACGGCGTATTGCTGGTGTTCTCGGCCGGCAACGCGGGGGATTCCGGCATGAGCTATCCGGGCGCCTTGCCGCAGGTGATCTCGGCCGCGGCGAGCGGATGGATCGAGGAATGGACCAGTGATACCTGGTGGTTTGCCACCGATGTCGCCGATCCGACCGATCCAGAGGACTTCTACATTGTCGATTTCTCCAGCCGCCAGAAATCAGGGCAGGACCTCGACGTCGCGGCGCCGGGCAGCTGGGTGCTGGCTCCGTTCCAGCTCCAGCGGGGGCATGCGGATTATTTCTTCCTGGGTGGAACCTCCTTCGCCGCTCCGGAAGTGACTGGTACCGTCGCGCTGATGTTGCAGAAGAACCCCGCGCTTACCGAGGCGCAGGCGGAGACGGCGATCGAGAACTCGGCCGTCCCCCTGGGGCCGGGATGCCGGGATGTCATCGATCCGAACACCGGGACGGCTAGGGAGATCTGCTGGGAGGCGGACGCCACGGGCGCCGGGCTGCTTGACGCGGCCGCGGCGGTCGCAGCGACGCCATAG
- a CDS encoding M1 family metallopeptidase, translated as MIVLALLALQTSDPEPKASYWQQEVAYQITARLDEPSGVLAGHEVVRYLNRSPDTLTSFSLHLYLNAFRPGSRWADADSVEGRRRFNDLREPDFAFNHVRNVRIMGARAEPVYPFAPDSTIVRFALPRPLAPGDSMTVELGWDARPSTVPRRQGREGRRFDFAQWYPKVVVYDRHGWEEHPLYPAGEFYGEFGSFLVDLDVPQDQVVGATGVPVCGDPGWERANRAPAAPVDYQRDYYGATTPAADACDGAAAGRKKIRWYAERVHHFAMSLNPSYRYEGGHFGNVAVHVLYQPGDEASWGNGIAVKRTQTALAWLDQLYGPFGWPQITNVHRIEGGGTEFPMMIHNGSAEQGLIVHELGHNYTMGLLANNEWREGWLDEGFTSFQTNWFWETMGRPSSYPSSEAEILDLDLDDYSEPPSLVAEDYRDFSSYNLAIYSRGELFFQQLRYIVGDATMHRILQAFYDRWKYRHVDEAAFREVAEEVSGQDLSTFFAQWLHTTELYDYAVGRVQKEQRVDGWVTRVEVVRKAPGRIPVEVAVIAQHDTALVRTEGLAEREWVEIPTRSRPREVLVDPRVLTHDWNMLNNRHWLGFGFSTVTAYPPATDVYFHRYFSTRSRRDRMTLGLQPTVWYNDAGGVTLGVRGRDDYLGRFEQGVLLLTRGTGWGVDDGVEHLDVLLRARNPVFLRGPGVSQTLDLFRIEGRYGLLAKTERRRRAHLAFGPTWSQDLSLQWVHPDDFRYLDRGLYEDVGTVELQVGGGVTTEAGNWQLAGHTSVGGGLAYNRAGLAASGRTDLDPFYFRGALEGTARRAFGRRMSLGARAFAGVAGGGDEAPKQRQVYFQGADPLAVLENPFLRSRGALLVGDDMHYQAPGGAGVRGVDPRISTAAIIALNLELERTVVARPAARLFSRIALAGFTDLSQAIGGSAQPLLGDRIRFLADAGVGLRAEHRIGDTRFTTRLDLPLFVSRPALAQDRAPGDDQLAFRWMFSFQPEF; from the coding sequence GTGATCGTTCTCGCCCTGCTTGCCCTGCAGACCAGCGACCCGGAACCCAAGGCCTCCTACTGGCAGCAAGAGGTGGCCTACCAGATCACGGCGCGTCTGGATGAGCCGAGCGGCGTGCTCGCGGGACACGAGGTGGTGCGCTACCTGAACCGCTCGCCCGATACCCTCACCAGCTTCTCCCTTCACCTCTATCTCAATGCCTTCCGCCCCGGCTCCCGCTGGGCGGATGCGGACTCGGTCGAGGGAAGACGTCGCTTCAACGACCTTCGGGAGCCGGACTTCGCCTTCAACCACGTGCGGAACGTGCGGATCATGGGTGCCCGGGCCGAGCCGGTCTACCCGTTCGCGCCGGACAGCACGATCGTGCGGTTCGCGCTGCCGCGGCCGCTCGCGCCCGGCGATTCGATGACGGTCGAGCTCGGCTGGGATGCGCGCCCGTCGACGGTTCCGCGGCGTCAGGGCCGGGAGGGGCGGCGCTTCGACTTCGCCCAGTGGTACCCCAAGGTGGTGGTCTACGACCGCCACGGTTGGGAGGAGCATCCGCTGTATCCGGCCGGCGAGTTCTACGGCGAGTTCGGCAGCTTCCTGGTGGACCTCGACGTTCCCCAGGATCAGGTAGTGGGTGCCACGGGCGTCCCGGTCTGCGGCGACCCCGGATGGGAGCGGGCGAATCGGGCCCCGGCAGCTCCGGTCGACTACCAGCGCGACTACTACGGCGCCACCACACCGGCTGCCGACGCCTGCGACGGCGCCGCGGCCGGCCGGAAGAAGATCCGGTGGTACGCGGAGCGCGTGCACCATTTCGCGATGTCGCTCAATCCGAGCTACCGCTACGAGGGCGGGCACTTCGGCAACGTCGCCGTGCACGTGCTCTACCAGCCGGGGGACGAAGCAAGCTGGGGCAACGGGATCGCCGTCAAACGCACCCAGACCGCGCTCGCCTGGCTCGATCAGTTGTACGGGCCGTTCGGCTGGCCCCAGATCACCAACGTGCACCGGATCGAGGGGGGCGGCACCGAATTCCCCATGATGATCCATAACGGATCGGCCGAGCAGGGGCTCATCGTGCACGAGCTGGGACACAACTACACGATGGGTCTCCTGGCCAACAACGAGTGGCGCGAGGGATGGCTGGACGAGGGCTTCACCAGCTTTCAGACCAACTGGTTCTGGGAGACGATGGGCCGTCCCAGCAGCTATCCCTCGAGCGAAGCAGAGATCCTGGACCTCGATCTGGACGATTATTCCGAGCCCCCCAGCCTGGTAGCGGAGGACTATCGGGACTTCAGCTCCTACAACCTGGCGATCTACAGCCGGGGGGAGCTCTTCTTCCAGCAGCTCCGCTACATCGTGGGCGACGCCACCATGCACCGGATCCTCCAGGCGTTCTACGATCGGTGGAAATACCGGCACGTGGACGAGGCCGCCTTCCGGGAGGTGGCCGAGGAGGTGTCGGGACAGGACCTTTCGACCTTCTTCGCCCAGTGGCTGCACACGACGGAGCTCTACGACTACGCCGTCGGCCGGGTGCAGAAAGAGCAGAGGGTCGATGGCTGGGTGACCCGGGTGGAAGTCGTGCGCAAGGCGCCAGGCCGGATTCCGGTCGAGGTGGCGGTGATCGCCCAGCACGACACCGCACTGGTCCGGACGGAAGGACTGGCCGAGCGGGAGTGGGTCGAGATTCCGACCCGGAGCCGGCCGCGGGAGGTGCTGGTGGACCCGCGCGTGCTGACCCATGACTGGAACATGCTGAACAATCGCCACTGGCTCGGCTTCGGGTTTTCCACCGTCACGGCGTATCCGCCGGCCACCGACGTGTACTTCCATCGCTACTTCAGCACCCGGAGCCGCCGTGACCGGATGACTCTCGGTCTCCAGCCCACGGTCTGGTACAACGACGCCGGCGGGGTCACGCTCGGTGTCCGGGGCAGGGACGATTACCTGGGCCGCTTCGAGCAGGGGGTCTTGCTGCTCACCCGGGGCACCGGATGGGGAGTCGATGATGGAGTGGAGCACCTGGACGTCCTGCTGCGGGCCCGCAACCCGGTGTTCCTCCGCGGCCCGGGGGTTTCTCAGACTCTCGATCTGTTCAGAATCGAGGGCCGCTACGGCCTCCTCGCCAAGACGGAGCGCCGCCGCCGTGCCCACCTCGCGTTCGGGCCCACCTGGTCCCAGGACCTGAGCCTGCAGTGGGTGCATCCGGATGATTTCCGCTACCTCGATCGTGGCCTCTACGAGGATGTCGGTACGGTGGAGCTGCAGGTCGGTGGAGGAGTGACCACCGAGGCGGGCAACTGGCAGCTTGCCGGGCACACCTCGGTCGGCGGTGGGCTGGCCTACAACCGTGCCGGTCTCGCGGCGAGCGGCCGGACCGACCTGGACCCGTTCTACTTCCGGGGTGCGCTGGAGGGAACCGCGCGGCGGGCGTTCGGCCGGAGAATGAGCCTGGGCGCGCGGGCCTTCGCCGGTGTGGCGGGCGGCGGGGACGAGGCGCCCAAGCAGCGGCAGGTCTACTTCCAGGGGGCCGATCCGCTTGCCGTGCTGGAGAACCCGTTCCTCCGCTCGCGCGGCGCGCTGCTGGTGGGTGACGACATGCACTACCAGGCGCCCGGCGGCGCCGGCGTGCGGGGGGTTGACCCGCGGATCTCCACCGCGGCCATCATCGCGCTGAACCTGGAGCTCGAGCGCACCGTCGTGGCCCGGCCCGCCGCGCGGCTCTTCAGCCGGATCGCGCTCGCGGGGTTCACCGATCTGTCGCAGGCGATCGGTGGCTCCGCTCAGCCGCTCCTGGGCGACCGCATCCGTTTTCTGGCCGACGCCGGCGTCGGCCTCCGGGCCGAGCATCGCATCGGCGACACCCGCTTCACCACCCGGCTCGACCTGCCGCTGTTCGTGAGCCGGCCCGCGCTCGCCCAGGACCGCGCGCCCGGCGACGATCAGCTGGCGTTTCGCTGGATGTTCAGCTTCCAACCGGAGTTCTGA
- a CDS encoding cupin, protein MPDVPYRVDKPWGYELVWARTDRYVGKILHVEAGHVLSLQYHNFKDETMHVLAGELLLRTQPDEELVERRFRAGESVRILPKLIHQIEAVVDSDVLEASTPELDDLVRLQDRYGRG, encoded by the coding sequence GTGCCCGACGTACCATATCGAGTGGACAAGCCCTGGGGCTACGAGCTGGTCTGGGCCAGGACCGATCGCTATGTAGGGAAGATCCTGCACGTCGAGGCGGGGCACGTGCTCAGCCTGCAATACCACAACTTCAAGGACGAGACGATGCACGTCCTCGCGGGCGAGCTGCTGCTGCGCACCCAGCCGGACGAAGAGCTGGTGGAGCGCCGGTTTCGCGCCGGCGAGTCGGTGCGCATCCTTCCCAAGCTGATCCACCAGATCGAGGCGGTGGTGGACAGCGACGTGCTCGAGGCGTCGACCCCGGAGCTCGACGATCTCGTGCGACTCCAGGACCGATACGGACGAGGCTGA
- a CDS encoding sugar phosphate nucleotidyltransferase: MQLIIPLAGKGTRLRPHTHLTPKPLLKVAGRPVMDWVMDRLEGLEVSELIFITGHLKEQVEAYARARYAIPSRFIEQKVQDGTAGAINLARPYIREPVLIIFVDTVFEADLTLINRADADGIIWAKEVEDYQRFGVVVTDAQGYMTRIVEKPSTPISKLANIGLYYIRAVDSLWQGIDHVLAQPKNKGEYFLTDAFQWMIEHGKRILTAEVGGWYDCGKLDTLLETNEILLRKGAARRVDFPGVEIRDPVYIEDGVTIERSTIGPNVSLERGTTVTDCRLTNTIVGRDATLRRAELDGAMLGNSVVVDGLRGSASLADHSEVTAAVR, from the coding sequence ATGCAACTGATCATCCCGCTCGCTGGCAAGGGCACCCGGCTCCGGCCGCATACTCATCTGACCCCCAAGCCCCTGCTGAAGGTGGCGGGCCGGCCGGTGATGGATTGGGTGATGGACCGGCTCGAGGGGCTGGAGGTGAGCGAGCTGATCTTCATCACCGGCCACCTCAAGGAGCAGGTGGAGGCCTACGCCCGCGCGCGATACGCGATCCCCTCCCGGTTCATCGAGCAGAAGGTGCAGGACGGCACCGCCGGGGCGATCAACCTGGCCCGGCCGTACATCCGGGAGCCGGTGCTGATCATCTTCGTCGATACCGTGTTCGAGGCGGATCTCACGCTGATCAATCGGGCTGACGCGGACGGGATCATCTGGGCCAAGGAGGTGGAGGACTACCAGCGCTTCGGGGTGGTGGTGACCGACGCCCAGGGCTACATGACCCGGATCGTGGAGAAGCCGTCGACCCCGATCTCCAAGCTCGCCAACATCGGCCTGTATTACATCCGGGCGGTGGACAGCCTCTGGCAGGGCATCGATCACGTGCTGGCGCAACCCAAGAACAAGGGCGAATATTTCCTCACCGACGCCTTCCAGTGGATGATCGAGCACGGCAAACGGATCCTGACCGCCGAGGTGGGCGGCTGGTACGACTGCGGCAAGCTGGACACACTGCTGGAGACCAACGAGATCCTGCTCCGGAAGGGCGCGGCCCGGCGGGTCGACTTCCCCGGGGTCGAGATCCGCGACCCGGTCTACATCGAGGACGGCGTCACCATCGAGCGGAGCACCATCGGCCCCAACGTCTCGCTGGAGCGGGGTACCACGGTGACCGACTGCCGGCTGACCAATACCATCGTGGGTCGGGACGCCACGCTGCGCCGGGCGGAGCTGGACGGCGCCATGCTCGGAAACAGCGTGGTGGTGGACGGCCTCCGGGGAAGCGCATCGCTGGCCGATCATTCGGAGGTGACCGCTGCCGTCCGTTGA